The Anolis sagrei isolate rAnoSag1 chromosome 6, rAnoSag1.mat, whole genome shotgun sequence genome includes the window tctctctctctcttctcccctcgCCCCCCCATGCAGACTACTCACATAAAGTTCAAGTGCAAAGGAAGGAACGGGAAAACTAATGGTCCTTTGCACAGatatggaagaaaaagaaatgacatACTATTTGGAATTCTATGCAGAATTAgacatgttaaaatatatttcaatccAGAAGtgattccctgaatctacaaATTGTAATATATTCAGGAATCAGCTGAACAAAAATTGCATAGATGTTTCTTTGTGTACATAAAAACTTTAGTATGGCcagaatttagaaaaaaatgacttttccaTGGCTATGGTATTGGGAGATTTTGGTAGCTGTAGTCCCAGAAACCAACTTTGTTCAAGTTCTTAAATACAACTCAAACTCTCAGCAGTTGTGAACTTTTCTGTTCCTCAGTAGCAAAAAATGTAGCGCAGTGATCTATACCATTTACTACAGTGTAGTGTTTGACTGTTTTCTGATTCAGGTTGTGGTGAATAAGGCACTTTTGCTGCCAGTATCTCAAAGGATATCTGAACAATCCACTGACGGAGTTTCCTATCGAAACTTTAGTTTCCTGGAAGATTCTCTGTAGAGCTTTgctatgtgtatatatagatatagatatatacataatacatacatacatatgcaaaaTTGctcttccatatatatatatatatatacaggcatTGATATAGTGCAAACACAATTGGCATTTTGTATAAACTCCTTTGCTTGAGAAAGCACCAAAGTAGCTCATCCTATGACGCAGTCAAGGGAACTGTTGCTCTGGCATGACAGTTTGCCCATCACAGCTTCCTCATACAGTCATTTCCTTTCCATGGGAGCTGCAATGTTGAAGGAGTGATGGGATCTTCAGTGCCACAGAAAATACACTCAAGACCTCTTCTTGTTCCAGGACTGTGCACACAAGACCTCAAGAGAAgcctttttcttccctctttctcttccatgCAAGCATTGCTTCGCTAGTTGTTAGTTGGCACTGTTCACAGAGCCCTCCTCAGGGATCTTCTCTTCAGAGCTGCTTCTTCCTGAAAGTGTGTCCTGGTATTCAAAATCGTTGAACCGCTCAGCTACGCACTGAGCAGTGAGCCGGGCTTCAGGGTCATGGTCCCAGCACTCGACAAGGGTCTCACAAACTTTCTGGATGCCCTGAAATATGCCAAGAAAAGGCAATGAatacactttttttttaaaaaaaggcaaaagcaaaaaTAGGTACAACACTGTAAGATTGCCCTTCCACAGGTCAGGGTATTACTATTTGTAAGGTGTGCAAATTCACACAGTATCTACTCGCATGGTATTGGTGTCACTACACTGAAAGGATGCAAATAAAATTGAAGAAAACACAGCTTGGCTAGATTTACATCTCATGTGCTTAAGGgaaaataaaaattccaaatgGTAGCAACCTGCATTACTGTTTACATCAGCCACCTTTTCAGTCAAAAGGAAATAAGCTTGCACCAAAGGGCTCCAGGATTAGGATTCTCATTTGACACATAGAGAATTAAGGCTGCTGGCAGACAGCGGTTTGTAACAAATGTACTTTAAAGTAATCTATTCCTTTTTGTGGTAGTATAAATTTGCTTCTGCTTGGAAATGTATTTTCTGGGGTTAAAATCCTTCTGGATCAGCTAGTGGCTGATCTCCACTATGATAGTGGAGAGGAAGGCAACAGACATGGAAGTATGCAGCAACAACATCAGCAACATACTGTCAGTTTCTTGAAAGCATGAAGGAGATTCCCAGAAACAAGTATGATAAGGCTTGGCCAGACAATCACCTGCCCCCAtggcacaatattattattaattccttCTTTTGCAGACTGCCTGGGATCTGTGAAAATCTCATTGCACAGGTGCCAGGTGTTCAAGAAACAAATGAAAATTTGCAACCCCAAAGAATACTAAACTGATAGCATTGATGACTACTACAGTAGTGTTTTGTTCCAATAAGATCATGCCCTTGAGCCACAACTCTTTGAATCCCCCTAGACAATATGGCTACCAGTGTTGACTAGAAGATATAGTACAGAAAATAAGAGCAATATTTTCAAGTTCTGCAATTTCCACTGTGCATCACCACCACTCAACATTGTGGATATTTTTAGAGATAGGTCTGCTAGGTGGTGGGTACAAAGTGGTCTTTTACAATATCCAGAGCCGGTGTGCATATTAATGCAAAGTTTGGAAGGCTCACATTAATGGGTGCACCTGCACACTGATTTGGTTACTCAGGGACTAGAATTGGCAAGGACTTTTCAAATCCGGACAGATCAAGGGAACTACAAGAGATGTGAACATTCAGTTCTGCTGACAAAAATAAAAAGCCTTCCctatttttttcatttcaaaatgtttttacttTCCATGACATGAAAATGTGGGCTGTCTCTCACTGTGAGGCATGTCTGGGGAACAGCATTGTTGAATCTCAGCCATCTGCTAAGAAAATAGTTCAGGAGGTATGGACTGCACATTGGCTCAAATCCTAAATAGTCTGAATGGAAGCTCATCCCTCTAACCTCCCGTACTTCTAAAAAGCCCCTGGATAGATTATAGCGCATGGGAAGAATCATAAGAAAGGGATCCACCTGGGAAGGGTGGTTAGATTTGTCCCAAATTCAACTGTGCTCTTGAAAGGTAGTTCCAGCAGATTTTGGGCAATCTCACATTCTTTACTCCCCAACACTAAACAGGAGGGTTTCTCAGTCCACTAtagatctatcgatctatctatctatctatctatctatctatctatctatctatctatctggtgcAGAAAATAGAGTTGGGAGGAACTTTTAGAGTGGTGCCATAAGAATTGAACTGATACCACAACCTGTGTGCAACAAAGTGTTGAACTCATTGTTGGCCAAGCTACCCGGGCCAACAAAGGAAGATGGCGGGAGTAACACTTCATGAACACTTGGAGGGTTACAGTCCTGCTACTTTGGAGGACTTCATTGCTGGTTTGTAACCAGCTCTTTGTTGACTGGACATCACGCAGCCCAATGGAAGAACTTAAATACTTGCCTTTGTAGCAAtgtattaaaacaaaaacataaaaggacAGTGAGTAAGATCAAAATAACAGCTATGGTGACTATATGTCAACATCACAAAGCCCTGCATGCACTGCATAATTTACCACTTGGGTAATGCTGACAGATGTCAATGGTACAATGATATtggaaaatatacaaaaaatgttAATTGTATTCACACTGGAATTACTTTGAagttaaattaaatattaaacattaacttAAAAACCTGAAGTGCAACAAATCTCATTAAGAAGTGAAGGAGAGGGCAAAGCCTGCTATGCAAAATCCATTTCAAGGGTTTATATCATGCATAATGGCTACATTATAAAATTTTGCAGTAGGGTTAGCATAACACCAACTGTTGGTGGTTTTCATCAAGAGTGCTaagaatttttaaaaggcaaCCAACAAATAATCAAAGGGCTGATCCCCACTGAATTTTTACTGACATTTGATACACCCATCGCTAAATTAACCAAATGACTTATAGTTGGTCATCCTGAGTTGCCTAGGAATTCCCCACATTgaaaattaatatataaaaagaaatgtaaataaaatcataaatgATTTGTGTGAATGCATTTATAAGCACTTTGATAGGGCAAATCTAAGTGACCAAGCACAAACTATTACAAGTTCATTTCTGGCATTACTGCCCAGCAAAGGCTGATGCTCTTACCTGATGGTTGAGCCATGAGCTAGGAATCTCTGGTCGCCCTCTGTCCCTCAAAACGTTGTCCTTCATGCTTTCCACACAAGGATGTTCTCTCACTTTAGAACCAAACGGGGGCTCGTAGTCTTTGACCTCTGCCAAGAGAATAAGGAAATACAAGGGCACTCAGTCTGGCTTGCAATCCAAGATCATGAAGAGAAAACTTGATGGCTGTTCTTGAACTTTGTTACAGGAAAAAGCAAAAAGTACCAAGCAACACAACCCATTTTCGAGCATTTTCTCCATACATAAGCTGCTTATCGGCTTGAAAAAGAGGAATATTCTCAAAGATAAAGATGGACTTAGGATTCATTTTCAGGCATTGGGTTTGGCCTAACCGCAAGTTCAAGAACTCTGCAAGAAGCCAGGAAATGAGGACTAGGCAGCAAATATAGACAGGTCTTTCCTAACAGTGTCTTCAACAAGGATCTTTCATTAGCCCACCATCACATATCCATATCCATTTGCAGTTCCTACAGTACTCATAGTGCTTGTGAAATAAAAACCCACCCAGCCTCAAACTGGGAACTAAGAAATAAACATGCACCAGACTTCATTAGTAGGaattcattttggcaggaagctaaTTTTTGTAGGCCATATCCAAGCAATCTGTAGAATCTTAGGGGGAAGGTAAAGTAAAATgatgtttgttgttattattcatttatttttctcttgTATCTGCTGACAGTAAAATCAAACAATACTgagtggttgtaggtttttcaggctgtacggccatgtacTTGAAGccttctttcctgatgttttgcctgcatctggggcaggcatcctcagaggttgtgaggtctcgtggccagacagcctgaaaaacctacaaccctgtgattccaaccatgaaagccttccacactGAGCCACCAAGCTCATCTCTGTATGTCATTATTTTGGCATCCAAAGTAAATGCCCAGCTCACTTATTGCTAAAGCTAACTTCTTTCTGGTCTTATTTCTTTTTGCTGAAGGATGAGATACTATTATGGCATATTTGGAAACAGCATAAGAGAGAGCCAATGGTGAAGTGAAAAAAAATTGTTATACTAGAGTTTGGGAAATCTGGGTTCAGGTTTCCACTCAGCTATGAAACCTGCTTCCTCAACCCAAGCTACCTCATGAGGTTGTTACAAAGAAAAAGTGAGGAGTTGCAGAAGCATGCATGCTGCCTTGAGTTCACTGGAGGAAAGATGCAATGTAAGTGTAATCAATGAATAAAGCTAAACTATAAAATAGAAAAACCCAGGACAAATCTTTCAGAGGATCCCAAGGAAACAAAAATCTCCACTCACATCTCACTTGTAAATCAATGAACCCAAGCCAAAACTGGGTGGATTCACAATACTTCAAGCAAACAATGAACAGATGGGTTTTTGAGAGCTTGCCTCAGTTCCTGAACAGCCATTAAAAACAAATCAAGCCCAATGTAATACAAAAGGGGACGCACACCCATGTCTGCCCATGTTCATGGGTTCCAATTTTGTTTTTCACTTTGTAACTGGTTTTGTATGGAAAAAAAGTATGAGATttcttaaataaaagttaaaaaaacccaacccaaAAATATTTTACCCACTCTGGCAACAAAAAGGGAGCTGCTATTACCATAGATTTCCACATAGCATAGAAATGAGTGTCCTGTCTTTGAAAATGCATGTACAATTTACTCATACACCTAATGAATCTTTGGCAGTGGTAGGAGACTTTAGTGCTTGGCTTTTTCTGTAGCTCGTTATTTCTTTTCtaggaaaaaaaacctgaaggAAGTTGGCAGTTCAGGAGAGAAAACACAAGATGAAAGGTATTTTTATGGAATGTAGTTTAACACATCTGTTGTGGCTATGTTTTTACATCCATGTATCACTGTTAAATTAGGAAACTGAAATTGCCTTATACTGTCAGGCCATCAGGAAGCAGTGGCTCTAGGGTTTCAGATGTttttttctagagcagtggttctcaacctgtgggtccccaggtgttttggtctacaactcccagaaatcccagccagtttaccagctgttcagatttctgggagttgacggccaaaacatctagggatccacaggttgagaaccactgttctagacctaCCTGGTGCTGTCAGAGATTGAACCTGAGATCTTATGAATGGAAAGAGCACAGTATGAGCAATAGCACTTCCTCAACAGTTCATTCAAGTATCACATACAAAGGTACACATTTAagatttatattctatttgagCTTATGTCTGCTGATCTCCTGTACCCCAAGCAACACACTGTAAGTAGTCTTAGATATTTCAGTAAGGTCTACACTATTTCAATAGCACTAGCAAGATTAATGTAGCATATCAGTAACACCACAAAGAATGCAGGAAATGATTGCAACAGCAGTCTGCTTACATTACAAACCCATTTTGagttggttttaattttttttttgcaagtagCTACAGCATTTTGTTCACCAAAAGTGCCCTACAGGTACTGTCATAACATGACTTATGTTTACTGAATTAAGTGTGGATTTGTAAAATCTATACTTTCTTTtaacatctgcattttttaagtttgcatttttaaaaaagttaagtTTCATATTAATAGGCCCTGCACAACTCTGCTGCGGAACATTAGTGATCTATATATCTGACTGGCTGGAAGAGATCATTCTTCTTTATCTATTTTTGACATGAAAGGATGTGTGACAAAGCTGAAATACACACAAACTATATTTCCTGGAGCCAGTCTAAGGAAACAAGTGTGATTTGAGGCACAATAAAGGGCAATTTAAGAAGTGCCAAGCTTTcttctgaaaaaaagaaaagggtagaAGCTAgtaattctttctttaaaaaaaggaaaagctctgcaaACAGATATTATTTCTATATAACTACTTTTTAATATCAATGTTCCACATGTATAGGTATTTAGGGGCAGGCCTACAGTTCATATACTTCCATTATCTGTTCATTGTTTGCTTGAAGTATTGTTTGCTTGAAGTATTGTTTGCTTGAAGGTAGTTCATTAAAAATGCTGTACCACCACAtataatagtgtgtgtgtgtgtgtgtgtgtagtagtagtagtagtagtagtagtagcagagcCAGTGTGATGTTGGAAAACATGGATTCAAATCtctactcagctatggaaacacaCTGGATGATATTGGAAAAGTAACCTCTTAGATTCAGAGGATGCCAACCCTTTTTGCCAAAACCCAGAAACCTATAATAGATTCATGTTATGATCACTGTAAGCCAGAATGACACACAATACCTACAACAATAACTCCTCTTACTATTgtgtgaaggcacacaataactgCAACAATGGTTTCTCCATACCTTCAGATAAGAGTGGATTTTTAAAGCTCAGTGAAAATTTGCAATTCTTAGCATGCCAATTTTCCATCAatccacccccccaccccaaacaaaAAAAGTGTTGCATCAAGAAAAATGAAGTTAACTTCATCTTTTCCAGTGAACTGGACCCAATGCTTATTGGAGGCAAAATTGACTGTGAATTCATGCTCAAACACCAGAACCTTTTGAACACTTTGAAaatagaaaaacagaaaatagtatttctgCTATTCAGAAATACCAAGCCTGTTATCTTCTCTGCTTCCTAAAATACCAAAGTTTttgcaaactttttaaactgataTTTTCATACTTAAATCAAAGGCACCATTTTTGTGTAGCTAGCAATTCTTTCCAACAATACAGTACTGCTTAAAGCAGCACAAGGAATAGAAGCCATTTTGATAGATATTTTCCAAATTATTCCCTAGTAACCTTACTGATTTTGACTGATGTCatgcactggcaacaaaggtcctgAAAATAAGCGGCTCTTAGAGGGCCTGTTAGATCACTTAACACTCTCTGCGCCTCCCTTTCTCACAGTCTCCATGCCGAGCACAAAGGCAAAATGCTTGGATGGAAATGATCTTTCTCACAAAGCATAACATCTGGTTCACAGCTGTTGTGCCGACTGAAATACCAAGCTAACAGGGTAGTGAAACAGTTCAAGCTTTCCCAAAAGCAGCATTGCTGAGTTTCTAAATATGACTTCTAAATTATACTccgtaaaacatcaagcaaactaTATTCAACTTCTCCCACACATTTAACCCATCAAATGGCTTCTTTTTAATGTCTTCTCTTCACCTGTGAATACATTGCTATATACAGCTTTAACATACCGATTAAGCTCCATGTCAAAGGAAATTCTGGCTAGAAAGGATTAAGATACTATGAGCAATGTGTTCATGCGTTCACCTCTTTGCTTCACCTCTGCCTCGCAAGGTCTGGCTTAGAAGAACATCTGCACGTTTCACAATCTCTGCTTCGAACAACCTATAGGGCCCCTTTTTTATGGTAGTATGCATTTGACTGAAATGGTAAATCTCAAAAGCAAAATAATCATATTTTCATTAACCAAGCACTCTTTTATGCCCTTCCTTTATTCACAAAAATCCATACAGAGGCCATTCACATTGCAGAAACATTACAGTTTGATGCCACATTAATTGACATGAGATCTGTAGTTTATTGTAGCACTTTGAAATGCttataatgaaatatatatagTGCAGGAGGTGAGGGTTTCTCTTTTCCAAGAGCAAAAGCCAATGTCTGCAAGGGTACAGATTTTACCCACCTCCACTGGGATGAAGAGGAATCTCAGAATAACTGAGGTTGGGAAAAGCTTTAACCTCACCCTTATCCCAGTCATCCAGTGTTGGTGGCAGTGATCCTGGGATAGGGAGGGAGGTTTTCCTTCCCCTTGCCTTTAGAATGAAGGGACAACATctaccagataataataataataataataataataataataataataataataataatataataactttatttttataccctgccaagcATCTCCCCctcggggactcggggcggcttacaagggacaagcccaaaaattgcaattaaaaaaacacaagtaAAACACttaccaattaaaacatcaaataaaacaatacaacaccaTTATAACCAACCTAAgagcaatatggctgagaaaagatTCAAGGAGAACAATACATTTTACAGGAGCGCAAGAAAAGTGCAGCAAACCAGTAGATTGGGCGGGAAATAGTGCCATAAACTTGTTGAGGTAGATCATATGAGGGCTGGAGTAAAGTGCAGAATTCAATAGGGACAGGGAaattactggtgagctgcttaattgaaagcacaccggaacatccaggtttttaattgaCTTCAGAAGGAGGACTAggtaggagcctgtctgatctccctagggagggagttccagagccaggggggcaCAGCCGAGAAGGCTCTTTCCCTCGTTCACACCAACCATGTTTTAGATGGTGGGGGCAGAGAGAGCAGTTAATAGATAGAAGAATTCTATACACAGCATTTAAAACTATTGTCAGTTGAAGTGTACAGTTCAGCAGCTGTACCTACAAAACAGGCAAGTGAGTGAAATAGATCTGAGCTCCTTAAAatttttccacttgcaacccctttGGGCCTGAGAAATTTTTAGGTGACCCAGAtagataggtatataaaataggaataaaaaccaaacatttactgatcagcatttgcaagattgcttttcctttttatgaagtacagttgaagtatcttttgcagagtccactgtaaacctTGCATGACAGATTTGTGTTAATGTCTGAAATAGGTGTTGTGGGGCTACAACCTTTGTCATCTCAATGATACTTAAGCTTGATATGTATGATGGGGACTGAAATCTAACAACACATGGAAGACCACATGCTCCCCACAATCCTGGAGATCACATTCCTGGAGATTTACCCCATATCACTTGTCCACTCACACACTTCAGAAAAAGAATGGCCAATCCTACCTGTGTATAACATGttccaaatgttttaaaaatgttgccAAGACTATTAAAATAGTTACTATTAGAGACAATAGTTATGATTAGCATCATTTTCAGTAATTCTGGCTGTATTAGCCAATTCACTAAGTAACATTGTCCTTAATTTTATTTCTCCCATAGTGTTCACACCTACTGTTGTAACAATCTATTAGCTGGTTCTTTTGTTCTATAAGTGTGGAATTCTAGGTTTAACTCTGGTTTTTGTGCATTCCCATAttttacatatgtgtgtgtgtgtatacacacacacacaaatacacacacacacactttaaggagacttctacaatggaattttgttttgttgttttgttttttaattaatttttggaGAAGGATCTAGAAGAATCTcaaccctttttttaaaaaaaaccccttaagtGACACATGATTTTTCTTTGTAGATAACATGAATTGTAGGCAACTCTGTCACTTCCTGAACAGAACTGCTGTATGGGTGGTTATTCACTGGGCACTATGCCAATGTTCTCAAACAGAAAAAGGAAGTGATCTCAGGCATCAGCGAGGATAAGAGTCTTCCTGAGCAAACAGTTCACCTATGCCTTAAAAAGACAAGCTGTGGAATGCAATCAGTCAGAATTGCAGAAATACACTAGCTAAAGAAAGCCATTTTTTGTCACCAGGACAGCTTAATAATTCCAGATAAGGACAACATCCAATAGGTTGTGGGAATGTGGTCTGTTTTGAATCATACATAATGTCTAGCTGAAGAAAAATGCTTCAGTGATGATGTAGAATAATTTAGGACAGCCTTCTTTGCTGGAAATGATGTGAGTTGTAATCTGACATACCCAGAATGGAACTAATCGGGGAAATCTGGTTTATGGTGTaaaacaaagcttggaaaagttacttgggggggggggggcacgggaCACAATTTTCTAACAGGCATGTTAGTATCAATTTTCCCAAGCACTAATCTGAATACATATGACATAATGCCACAATTCTATTCTTTAAGTTCTAGTTTGTCCTGGAAGCTACCTGGATGGGATATCACCTGCAAATCAAATTGCAAATTGAGGACTTTGGTGAAAGAAGCAATGTCCAAGTGTCATAAATTAAAACATCCTGCAACAGGTTGACCTAAGTAATACTTAATGACACatatactatattttaaaaaatctacagtGTCTAACATGGTCTATTGCGCATACCTCCAACACCATTGCAACGGGATGTCAGTTCCCATAGAACTAAGGCCATGGAATACACATCTGTCTGTTTGAAGGATTCAACATTATCCAAATTCATTCGTGATTCCAGGACTTCAGGAGCCATGTATCTTGCGGTGCCAACCTGTGGGCATTTAGAAAGTAGTTAATGCTTTTGATGGATGAACCGATTCATGAAGTTCATGTAAATTCACtgcaaaatataatattattatacaagAGAGAAAGTGTGATGTGCTGGTTAAACTTGGGAAATCCAGATTCTATTAGACAATGAGCATGAGATTCACTGGGTGATCTCGGACCAATTTCACTCTTAACCTGACCAAATTAATAAGGTTTTTGGGGATACCCTTATGTGTATATTGACTTGTTCTCATTAGCAGAAGAGTTGAATTTAGTTAATACAtacttaatccccccccccccacacacaatgTGTACAACTCTCcatctccctccccctttctaacATACAGAGAGATGTCAAAAAACATGAGCTAAAACCTGTCGAGCATCCTACATAGAGTTAGCATGCACCCCAAACCATTATGCAAGCCCTCCTTCCAGACACATCAACCTACTGTAAACCTTCCAGCTTTTCTATTACTTCCCATGCCATGACTCACCTGACCACTGTTGGCTAGGTCATCTACAGAAAGAGTAGGATCCAGCCTCAATGAAAGTCCAAAATCACAGAGGCAGCAGGTTAAGTCATTTTTCACCAAGATATTGGAGCTCTTCAGGTCCCTGTGTACAATAGGTGTTTTGGGCCGGCCACAGGGTGTATGGTCACTGTGGAGATGGGCAATTCCTCGAGCCAAAGATCCACCTAATTTCCAGAGATCTTCCCAGCTAATGATGTGTTTTATGAGGTATTCCTGCAAATTGCCCCTTGAGTGGAAAGCAGTAATCAACCAGTATTGCTTGCCTAGATCCGTCTTGCGCTCTTCTGCTGTGAGGAACTGGAGGATGTTCTCATGTTTCAGATTTATATCAGAGAATATATCCTTCTCGGTCTTCCAGGATGCATATTCTTCATAGGAAAATATCTTGACAGCCACTGTCTCAAATTGCTCTGATGTATTCTGTTTCAGTTTAGCCTTATAGACTTCAGCAAAGCGCCCTTTGCCCACTAGGGTATCCAGTTCAATGGGCAATAGTTCCGTATTATGGTTAATGTTATTGGCACAAGTAGAACTAATATCAGAGCGGTCATCATCCAACATAATGGCACACACATCACTACAGTCATTACGTTTTCTGGATTTCACATTTTTCTCCCATGCCTTGTTCAGTTTCCTCCTC containing:
- the TGFBR2 gene encoding TGF-beta receptor type-2 — its product is MSWLAKLALVWTLLHIATPALARATDEDHLSKLLNGKMKFPALCKFCDVRLTNCNNEGQCKSHCNRTAICANNTEVCAAVWRKNDENTTLETICHDPAQKLHGHELTDYNSKECVMSEKRETGGLLYMCSCDDEECNDVLIFSPESPPEDGGKDVISKVALISLVPLLVSAIAVSFIFYCYRIQRRRKLNKAWEKNVKSRKRNDCSDVCAIMLDDDRSDISSTCANNINHNTELLPIELDTLVGKGRFAEVYKAKLKQNTSEQFETVAVKIFSYEEYASWKTEKDIFSDINLKHENILQFLTAEERKTDLGKQYWLITAFHSRGNLQEYLIKHIISWEDLWKLGGSLARGIAHLHSDHTPCGRPKTPIVHRDLKSSNILVKNDLTCCLCDFGLSLRLDPTLSVDDLANSGQVGTARYMAPEVLESRMNLDNVESFKQTDVYSMALVLWELTSRCNGVGEVKDYEPPFGSKVREHPCVESMKDNVLRDRGRPEIPSSWLNHQGIQKVCETLVECWDHDPEARLTAQCVAERFNDFEYQDTLSGRSSSEEKIPEEGSVNSAN